ACtttgttcatatttaatttatttattctatgaaaaaaaaatatccatttACTTCGTATTTGTTTTTTCCTGTGTAACATAGATCTATTATTTAACATCTATCATGCCCCACTTTAGCATTATAAGTACTTCATAAAATCTTAATAAATGTTATGTGACTCTTGTTGCACGTTGCAACTGATGTCAAGTCattcattaaaaatgtatgcAGATTTGTCCAGCCTTTTAATATAATGGACAGAGTGGTTCTCTGTTTATATGGTAAAACAACAGCACTTGAATGGACAGTCCTGAAAGGTTTGATGAAACCAAAATATCTACATCCTTGTTTGTTGGCTCTAAAAGCAAAATACAGATGAGTGTTTTTTGTGTTCTCTCTCTCGACTTTGCCTAAATAGGTCATGATATCGACAAGAAGGAGGTACCCTACTTTGAGAAGGGCACCCTACTTCTCTCGATATAATTTAAGATGTAGGAATGCTCTGCTTTAATTGAGGGCATTATCCTGTCTACTAGTGaaccaaaatgtatttcaagtATCATTAATAATAAGCTTCCCGGATAAAAATCTATAGTGTCTGAAAAGATTGTATTGCAAAGCAAAACAGTGTAAGCAATATTTCACCGTTTGACAGGATTAGTAATCCATCATGTTTTGGTGAGGAGCGGGACTGtcttttaaatgaaaccatttttCTGCACATCTAGAGTTGTCATTAGCTTATTTGTGTAGCAATCCCTGATGTAGAATGTTATTGATTATACTGTTCGACAGGGGGATTTCGCCAGTAAAGCTGAGCTCAGCTTTCATTCGGCATAGGCTATTATTCATTCTAGCAACACattgatggtgtgtgtgtaagcTTCACCGGGCGTGTAATGTTTCCCTATACATAGCCTAAATGTTCTTTATTTCAATAATTTCCCCACATATTTGAATTCCTTAGTTACTTAGGTTAGAACAAGATTTATTAACCATTTAATGGCCAGTGGCCCCATTGTCAACTCTCATAAAAGTACAGTACTATTTTTTCAGGGCATAATTTCAAGATCATAAAGGCAGCTACAAGTAGACTGTACAGATGTATGATATTAAACCTCTGTATTGTGCAGTTAAGATGTGTCCAGCAAATATGAATATATCTTAGAAATGTCTTAGAATGTCTTATGTCTTAGAAATCTATAATTATATTAAAGTTAAACTTACTGGGTAGTTAAGATAGACAATTATTTTGAAGATTTGtggttttgttgtattttgtattccaaataaaaacatattttaaattacCATAGCAGTTCATTAATGTTTAGAGTACATTTTTTACAGCGAGTTATCTTCAAAATGATAGTACGTGACTGACTACAGTATTACATGAGGGAATTGCAGTGTCTGGTACATGAGCCATATTTTCTTTATGTGGTTAGTGTGCTTCTGATTGTCAGAGTAGATCGCTGATGAAAATGTATGCTGCGTACCAAAGTTAAAATCAGGATGGGTGGCAAATCGAATTAAAAGTATGATGGAATCAAAAATATCAAACTCAATTAATGGTGCAACACAGAAATTCGCAGCCAAGAAGAAAGTTCTAGCAACAATTATCAGTGACAGCCAGGTAGCATCACATTGCCAGAAATATGAATAATCTACTATAAAGTTGGCAGAGTTGGTGGCCATGAGACTTTTCAACTTTCTTTTTCAGTCAGAACTTGATGTTTTTGCAGCAACAACACAGTTCACCTTACATCTGATGACAGCTACTGTGGGTTATGTTGTTAAAATAGTTcactttaaagctgcacaaatcaacatatttatattagcgataaataaaaaaaactatgtgtaatgtgaaaggggtcgctCATAGTGACAAaaccacagagaattatcacccgaCTCTGCAAGTCCCGTCAGCTCTACAGAGCgctttagcatctttcagctcattgtttaggtTTCAACCTTGTTTCCAACTGCAGTCGGCTGCTCTGTACACTTCAACAGCAGTGAAATGAAAACACCTGAAATGTGATATTGTGGTTGCCATGGTTAAATCTGCAGCAAATGTATATTTCATCAATTGTTCAcattaattactttttattattatcagtaGACACAGTGTAGTGTAACATCAACTATGACAATATCAGCGGTATCAACgatatataacaatataaacTATCGATAGAAATAGATTTTGTGACAAACTTTGTgtagaacaaaaacaattataaaCATTTCCTGTTCACGCCAGGTCATTTCTTTCTACATCCTTGAATCCTACATCTTTGATTTTCACAAGCTGGCTAAGTGGGGCAATGCCTAGTCAGCTGAGTCAGTGACTATTATGACTGAGGAGGTTAAGCCATGTCAGTCCCATGTGCTTCTGGTTAACTGCCAGCTATTTTAGTACATTAAGAAACGTGACAaaaacacttatttgctttataTATTATAGTGCAGTTTTGCATCACATTCACTCAACACACAATATTAACCACTCTTAATAGTCTACATCACGTCCACAACAACTCCAGCAgtcattataaattaaaattttattttataaaaattataaattaacTGTAAGGTTAGCCATGTAATTCCAGTTAACCACAActgaaagaaagacaaagattGATAAAATAACTTAATATGTTAACTTACACATTtcaacagaacagaacagaaattTTATTTGGAATGCATCTTGTATTCAGCTAAATTACATGTAATGTTGTATTTACATCATCTACTGATTGGTTCAGATGTACTATATGATTCCTATACAGGGTTTGCAGCCCATTTGCCAAGGACCTTAGAAACATATATAATTTCCCACAATTTCCCTCATTTACTTGTATCATTATAGGTAACATACATTCAGCCAAATCTGTGTTCAGATTGGTTAGTGGTCACTGTGAGATGATCACAATTTGTCACAACAAAGGGGAAAAACGTTAAAGGCATCAGGGAAAATTGGCCCTAAAACCCCCACAAAAATGATGCACCTTGAACATCTGGGTCCACTTTTTTGTTGTGTCTAATCTTTTCTAACATATTACTTGCCAAACATTCTGTAAACACAGCATAGGATTTTGAATACAGCTCCAGTTACCTACAGAAACTGTATGAACAGGAAACATCAGGTTTTTGTTGTCAGTTCCTCAGAATCAAAGAGAAAGGGATTTCCTCTAGTCTCACTAACTATCATATGAGTCATTGCAGGGCTGGCAGAGATTTGGCTGATACGTGTCCTCAGTTGTGCAGAATGCAATGCAGCCACAGAGGTGATTTACTACACAATAAAACAAGGTGGTTGCAATAAGTCCAGTCCTGTTGAAAGGGGAAATACATTTTACTGAGCTTAATTTTCCTTTAAGACCTGCATGCAGAGTACGTTACTTCTGCAAACTAAAATGGGTTACAGACATAAAATGAGTGGGCTGGGTGTAAATAACACTAATCTGCACTGTGTGCCGCTGGATTAAAACCCAtcttctgcttttatttttatatttgtgttgaTCATGTACCTCTGTCATTGCTCCAAATACTGAATGGAATACTGTATTCAAAAATCACATATTGATGCAATCAGCAAAATATGCTGGTTAGGAAAATGCTGATATCATTAATTTGAAGGTTTTCAAGTTATTTTAGAGATAACTGCTTTTGCATAATATTTGCATGCCTTGCCTAGAATTGAGATGAATGCCAGAAAAAGACAAATGGGATGGAGGAAGGCTGCATCTGGTATGCACTGACATCATCACCACACATGGTTAGGCTGTGCAGTGAGTTAATAAAAAAGTTGTGTGTAGAATTTCTTCAAACACAATATCCTCCAGCTTTAGGCAATGGTTGTGTTACTTGTTTGTTTCAACCAAAAGTCtatctttagaaaaaaagattttagcATAGGTTATTACTgatattttaattgtaaattgTAAGTAAGGTATTATCATAACTCTAAACCTGTTCATGTCTATTTCAGCCTAGGTATAATTTTTGTTAGTCAGTTACCTGTAGCGTCTCCCCCAATTAACTTTCCTCCTTTATTCCTGAAAAACAGCTGGAAGTCATTTCCTTCAGAATTGTTGTATGAGCAAGTGAGATAATTACATTTCTGCACGTGTTGTGGCACAAAGGAAATTCACAGTTTGAAAAGGCCTCTATGTTGTGTAAAATCCCAAACTTTACTCTTAGTAAAATACtcctgaagtgtttaaagaagAGGCCAGAAGTAAGTAAGTACCACACAAGCTTAGCTTTCTATGAATGTATTCGTCACGCCGACTCTTAGTGGCACCTCAGGCGGTCACACAAGTCTGCCTCATACGTGGGCAAGACCGAAAACTATTAAAACAGTTTGAGAGAGGAACAGTGGATGAGGGGCGGGAGGAAAGAAATGTCTGCACTCTGATAATTAAGCTACCTAATTTCTGTGCCTGGTAAGGTCTTTATTCATTATGTTCTGCCATCAGCAATCAGTGGAGCTTATTATTGAGAGCATGTGGGTGGGAAGAATATTTTTACTCTACATATAATAGTGCACTTAGCCTTTAGAGGAGTGTCAGAGAGCTAGTATACCTAAATGTGCAGATATACcttttatgtatgtttgttgACTCATACATGTATACCGTAACGGGTAATTTATATTCACAATGTgtatacgtatgtgtgtgtgagagtaaagtgtgtgcgtgtttccCAATGCATTTGTTGTGCTAGAGGCAATTGTTGTCCCTGGAGGCTGGCGACAGCAGCTGctgtatgaatgaatgtatgtgtgtttgtgtgtgtgtgtgtgtgtgtgtgtgtgtgtgtgtgtgtgtgtgtgtgtgtgtgtgtgtgtgtgtgtgtgaaagcctCTGGGAAAGACAGCCTGCATGTCCAGCCAACACACCAGCTGAAGAGCAGCTACCATTACACTATACACACAATCTCACAGGTCAATCAGCTGCCTACAGATCAGTTTGTAGAGTTATGCAGCAGCCAAGTATCACGTCCTTATCTTTACTCCCTCCTCTTGTCGCACCTCTCGACATCAATGTTAGCTTGTCTTTGAGTGCTGTTGATCTTTGCACTTTATGAAAATACCAGCTGTCAGTGATGCAGTACAAGGAAATTGATATATAGAAACTTACACATGTGAGCCCAATTCAGGTATACGGAGATTCACTTTCTTCCAAATCTTATTAAATCTCTGGCACAGTGTGAAGGATTCAGAAAGTCTCAGAAAATGTAATGATTAGTCTAAAGGGAGGTCCTCCGGAGTGAGGGTGGCTAAATGAGGTGATGGCTGGTAACTGATGTGGGAGACAATTTAATGGCCATTTATGGAACTTTCGGTTAAAGGATGTGCATTGTAGTGACTGcatctttttcacattttattttttgaaccGACTCAGCCAGTGGCTTTATTTTAGTATGCTGCCCTGAGGTTTGAGATACTAAAAATTATAAAATCCTTTTCATCATTTATGGTGGATATTGAATATTCTGAAGGTTCAGGCTGTCCTGTCCCAATCTGCGCTAACGTACAGTATTGGCTCGTTATTCTGCAGGACTTAAAACACTGATGTTTGCAGATAACCTTCGTCCACTGCTTTCTGCTAATGCAGCAATCTGCCCGGTGCTGATTATCCTGTTATCCAGCAgtagagtacacacacacacacacacacacacacacacatacactcaatACTTGCAATgtcttgacatttttttaacgACATAAATCTGCACAACAAACAAAGTATAGACGGAATATCTGCAGTACAGTACTTAAGAAAAGTTTTGCTATCTGAGGAAAGTCCATAAGTGCGTCCGAAAATTCTTACTGTTGAGGTGAGCAAAGCTGCAGTGGTCacctgtaaataggctacatggCGCAAGATGGACCTATGCAAGGCCACTGCAACATGAAAGGGAAGCCCACCACCATGAACAGCTTGTTTGTTCTTGTGTTTTTAATCCACACTGTCACATTATTTACACAAATTAGGAAAGAGCATTGGGCACCCTGTGtaaattaattataaatatGTAATTTACACAGGGTGCCAGTTGTCTATGCAAATGAGGTAAAGCATCACCACCAAATTCTCCACTGGTATTTGTCTATGTTTGAGGTCAACTTCATGGCAATAAACATGGCCCTTTTGGACTTAACAAGTTGGTGAGGATGCAtaatttattttggtttatgttAAATTTAGCAATGAacttaactttatttatatatcatgTAGAAACAAGCAGAAAACCAGTTGAAAGCGTTGATGTGGGGCTTTCACACTGTGTCTCATGAATTCTTAAAGCTTGgaattaataatattttcaGTGATTTACAGGCATACGTACATAGACTTTCAATGAAAAATGAGTTGGGATTAAATCGGTTCATATGTAAATATgctttatagttttatttcttaTGTTTTTCAGTTGTATTTGTGCCTATAAATAGTGAAACTATATTTTTAGAACCTTGAACTGTGTCATTTTTCTGGTATTTTGGATTCCTGGCAGCTTTATACTTTGTCAAAGAAATGATCAGACCGACTTTTGGCCGAGTATGTGCTGAAAAAAGGAGATTGTGCATGTGGGGTAGAGACAGTTTAAAAGGtataaaggtaaaataatgCATAGAAAGTGGGCAAAAATGAACCAAAATGAACTCCTGAGGGTGCAGGCTGCCACTAAAGCAAACCTCAGATACAGTTTagtcttgtgtgtgtatataaggaTAGGAGATAGACAGTGTCTACTGGTCTGCACAGAACATAAAGAAGAGCATGTTTCCAGTTGGTTGCAAACTGCTTACACAGAGGTgttcattttaatgtatttttaatctGCAGAGATTCATTCACAACagctgtaaataataaaattctAACTATCTGGTAGGTCTGAATGATCAAAAGTATTTGAGAGAAAGAGGATCATTGTAGTGGACACTTTTACCTTGAAACCCCTGTCCGGTCTGTGAGCTTGTGTCACTACACAGAGCTGTGGATAGCAGGAAGACTTGGTGACATTTAGTTAATGTTATTATGATGTAGTAATTATGACTGGCGAGAGAAGAAGCAGACCTTGAATAGTAAAACAGACAGATGTGCTGTAAGCTGCTTTCTATCCTGTAATATCATTTTAAATCAGCATCCAGAGCCACAGATTCTCACACTGACACTCAGTATGAGCTAGTTTCGTGTTTCCCATATTAtctaaacaaatatttgcatatAAATGAGCAGTGTTGATCGAAGATTTCTATCTCATTGAGCAGTATGCGTCAAATGACTCCTTATGGTGCAGAGAAACATCAATATCAGCCCTTTGGTCAGAtccacactgctgtcaaacCACCAGTAAAGGCAGATACATCTGTCACACAAGGAtcagagagtgagtgaatgaaaaTAACGTACACAACCTGCATCTAACTTCTGGAAGACCAAAGGTGCAGAGAAGCTTTATTCTGTTATATTTCCCAACATACTGAAAGTCAACGTAGCGTGTCTGCTCACAGCTGCTCCGAGCACTGACGACCGGACATGTTTGCCATTTTGCACAAGTCATACACATGGCTGActctccctttttttctctgtgtccTTGCTgctgacacaaaaaaacacacaggcatGCTTTTGCAGGTGGAGTAGAAACAATTCTACTGCGGCGCTATGTCAAGTCTTTTTCACGCTAACATGTGTTCCACTGCTATACCTCTTACCTTTTCACGAGCTCTCTTCAGTTGCCTCATTgaaagacatttcttttttcacatcccaagaaaaaaaataaacttttcagATCACTACTTGTTTTATTGCTGTGATAACTGGCCATGGAAAgcgagtgtgtgcatgtttgaggCCTAATTAAATGCTACACTAGGGAGTCTCATTTGACATAACAACAGACAGAACAAAGAccaactgcattttaaaatgcactgGAATCGTATAATGTTACATCACTTGAATTAAAGGCTATTGTCATATAGCTGCCATTTACCCCAGTTCTTCTAACCCACCTGGGGCCACCATCTATGTCTGTCCCTCCAGTTGCCTTGGGTGGCCCTCCTGTGTTCTAAGTAATTGGCTCCTCCACGCAGGGAGCATGCACATCCACTGCATTGTGGCATAAATACCAGGGAGCCCCACTATGTGCAGGCTTTCCTCGCTCATTAGAAAGAGCTGACAGTGCAGCCCTAAAGCCCCAgtcctcctccgcagtgctcaTGCTGGATCGACACCAGAAGATAACAGTACAGCACACCAGTCTTTCAGAGGGCATAAAAAGCAGCTGCACTGCTCCCTAGATCCTACAGACCCTGAACACATCTCTCTCTAACTGCAGCAATGCACTAATGAGGCTCAATGGGAAGTCCCCCCAGTTTTTATTGGATGCCATATATGCATATATGGTTCAGCAATAATCACACTATGACTCTATTTTGCCAGATTTGAGGCAACTgactatttttttaatatatcttTTAAAGACACACTGGTTGACCCACCCATAATATGGTGCCAGTGAAAAGAGGTCAAAAGGTATTTTAACTAATTGTTACAGCAGTTTAATATTTCTTAAATAGCTTTGCAAAAATGATAATATTCATGACAGAACAGGAATGAATATTATCGGAAATTATGTTAGGAATAATACAATGGATTTTACAACACTAATCCTTAAATCAATAGATTGGGGAATGACAATCACTAtttatgcatgtacagtatgtgcagtcaaacacacgcacgcacgcacgcacgtacacacacacacacacacacacacacacacacacacacacactgatgtccATGTCAGTGTTGTTCCATTtcagttatacacacacacacacacacacacactgatgtccATGTCAGTGTTGTTCCATTTCAGTTTAGCAGCGAAGATGAGTGTGAAAGCACCTTTATCTTCTGACCACCCCTCCTGTTTTAGTCTTTTATGAGTAGTGAGCACATGTGTGCATGCTATCTAGAGCGCAACTCAACAaacatgtgcaaacacacatacattcatgcATGAACATACCCATGCCCACACAGGCACATAGATAGGTCCGACAACTTGCCTGAAATCGTTTCTTTCTGTTGCTCTGAAATGGTTTTAGGGTACACGGTGAACATGAACAAAGCAGCATCCAATCAACAGCTAGATTATGTCGAACCAAgacttcaatcaatcaattttaaaTTGTCAGAATCATAACCAGATTTTTCTTGAATCTCTGTGCATTTGTTCCTCACTAACTGACATTGCCTGTCTCCCTTTCGCCCCCTCCCCTTCCTGCCCTTTccttctccttctgtctctctgcaggatCCTGCTGACAGTGGTGGTGATTTTCCGTATCCTGATAGTAGGCATAGTGGGGGAGAAGGTGTACGAGGATGAGCAAATCATGTTCATCTGTAACACCATGCAGCCCGGCTGCAACCAGGCTTGTTATGACAAGGCCTTCCCCATCTCGCACATCCGCTACTGGGTCTTTCAGATCATCTTGGTGTGCACGCCCAGCCTGTGCTTCATCACATATTCCGTCCACCAGTCTGCCAAAGCACGTGACCGAAGCTACTCTCTCCTGCATCCTTACATGGATCACCATGGTCACGGTCACCACGGCCGCCATCATGACCATCACGCTCGCAAGCTACACTCTCGCAACATCAACGGCATCCTGGTGCACCCCGACAGCAGTAAGGAGGACCATGACTGCCTAGAGGTCAAGGAGATCCCCAACGGACCCCGAGGTTTCCCTCAACACAAGAGTGCCAAAGTGCGACGGCAGGAAGGCATCTCCCGTTTCTATGTCATCCAGGTGGTGTTCCGCAACGCGCTGGAGATCGGCTTCCTGGCCGGCCA
This genomic interval from Perca flavescens isolate YP-PL-M2 chromosome 13, PFLA_1.0, whole genome shotgun sequence contains the following:
- the LOC114567353 gene encoding gap junction delta-2 protein is translated as MGEWTILERLLEAAVQQHSTMIGRILLTVVVIFRILIVGIVGEKVYEDEQIMFICNTMQPGCNQACYDKAFPISHIRYWVFQIILVCTPSLCFITYSVHQSAKARDRSYSLLHPYMDHHGHGHHGRHHDHHARKLHSRNINGILVHPDSSKEDHDCLEVKEIPNGPRGFPQHKSAKVRRQEGISRFYVIQVVFRNALEIGFLAGQYFLYGFNVPGMFECDRYPCVKEVECYVSRPTEKTVFLVFMFAVSGVCVLLNLAELNHLGWRKIKTAMQGVQARRKSICEVRKKDVSHLSQTPNLGRTQSSESAYV